One Magnetococcales bacterium DNA segment encodes these proteins:
- a CDS encoding glyceraldehyde-3-phosphate dehydrogenase — protein sequence MKIGINGMGRIGKLSLWNQIARKHFSEIVVNVGREVGLGLPDLLQTLEKDSTYGHLGAWLHGYGGGRVIENMDEAAGTATIDGVVVRFLRSHRNPQAVQWRRHGVELVVDCTGVFMDPTAPATASGGALRGHLEAGAAKVILSAPFKIKNKGTAMPGDAVTVVTGINDSEIDPARHNIISSASCTTTCLAFMMKPLLDHFGAGGILSASMVTVHAATPSQKVLDSVPKAGATDLRKTRGVMNNIILTTTGAANTLRLVLPEMGRIGFMAESVRIPTSTGSLIVLNVNLQSDRKERPIDREEILEVYRRAVAGAYGAYLEYSEEQNVSSDIIGHPRKAAIIEARETHTRTGFVTIDPRRLEGLTPEALAALGEGTLEVPVTQATIFGWYDNELGSYAHLLGELTIRVARQMV from the coding sequence ATGAAGATCGGCATCAATGGAATGGGACGCATCGGAAAGCTGTCCTTGTGGAATCAGATCGCCAGGAAACATTTTTCCGAAATTGTCGTCAACGTGGGCCGCGAGGTCGGACTCGGGTTGCCAGATTTGTTGCAGACCCTCGAAAAAGACAGCACCTATGGCCATCTTGGGGCTTGGCTGCATGGTTATGGTGGTGGCCGGGTGATCGAGAACATGGACGAAGCGGCGGGAACCGCCACCATCGATGGTGTCGTGGTTCGATTTTTGCGCAGCCATCGCAATCCGCAAGCGGTCCAATGGCGGCGGCACGGGGTGGAGTTGGTGGTGGACTGCACCGGGGTCTTCATGGATCCGACCGCTCCGGCGACGGCCTCGGGGGGGGCACTGCGCGGACACCTGGAGGCGGGGGCGGCCAAGGTGATCCTGTCGGCTCCCTTCAAGATCAAGAACAAGGGGACGGCGATGCCCGGGGATGCCGTGACGGTGGTGACCGGCATCAACGATTCCGAAATCGATCCGGCGCGGCACAACATCATTTCGAGCGCTTCCTGCACGACGACGTGTCTTGCCTTCATGATGAAACCACTGCTGGATCATTTTGGCGCCGGGGGTATTCTGTCGGCGTCGATGGTGACGGTCCATGCCGCGACCCCAAGTCAGAAGGTCCTCGATTCGGTCCCCAAGGCGGGGGCGACCGATCTGCGCAAGACCCGCGGTGTCATGAACAACATCATTCTCACCACAACCGGGGCCGCCAATACCCTGCGTCTGGTCCTTCCCGAGATGGGACGCATCGGTTTCATGGCCGAATCGGTGCGGATTCCTACTTCCACCGGTTCGTTGATCGTTCTCAACGTCAACCTGCAATCGGACCGCAAGGAGCGACCGATCGATCGGGAGGAGATTCTCGAAGTCTACCGTCGCGCCGTCGCGGGGGCTTATGGCGCTTATCTGGAATACTCCGAGGAGCAGAATGTCTCTTCCGACATCATCGGCCATCCACGAAAGGCGGCGATCATCGAGGCCCGGGAGACCCACACCCGGACCGGATTTGTCACCATCGATCCACGGCGTCTCGAAGGATTGACCCCCGAGGCACTGGCGGCGCTCGGGGAGGGAACCCTGGAGGTTCCCGTGACCCAGGCGACCATTTTCGGCTGGTATGACAATGAATTGGGCAGCTATGCCCATCTGTTGGGGGAACTGACCATCCGGGTGGCGCGGCAGATGGTCTGA
- a CDS encoding DNA-binding protein yields MFNEVTSGRHFMGRVNHGEDLLEALNRACRQHDIGLGMVSAIGAVQKGVLGYYNQVQQVYHTIHLDRPLEIVHLSGNISMKDNQPFVHAHAILSDASGQTFGGHLFPGTIVFACETIIHALDGTALQRQLDPTTGLPLWSLP; encoded by the coding sequence ATGTTCAATGAGGTCACCTCCGGACGCCATTTCATGGGCCGGGTCAACCATGGCGAGGATCTTCTTGAAGCCCTCAACCGGGCCTGTCGCCAACATGACATCGGACTGGGGATGGTCAGTGCCATCGGCGCGGTCCAGAAGGGGGTTCTGGGCTATTACAACCAGGTGCAGCAGGTCTATCACACGATCCACCTTGATCGACCTCTGGAAATCGTTCACCTGTCGGGAAATATTTCCATGAAGGACAATCAACCGTTCGTCCACGCCCATGCCATTCTTTCGGACGCCTCGGGACAAACCTTTGGTGGTCATCTTTTTCCCGGCACCATCGTCTTTGCCTGCGAAACGATCATCCATGCCCTGGATGGAACGGCGCTCCAACGCCAACTGGATCCGACCACGGGGCTTCCTCTGTGGTCTCTTCCTTAA
- a CDS encoding phosphoenolpyruvate synthase → MTEPEPDFSRSVIRSQALSANLEQTRVSAVTIAREHEILREVVAHYRGIQESLDRLLSELNHPFRNWTLILPELRGYALKNMGIHLRHERGPEGLRLLCRLFLQASTEGVRTDLSRPALEALSAVLARAIDLMPVERLRDHGEAFRDIFAELGNLSRDQLRLLGQSPFSLRRALLALLEKSAAVAEDIIPWDSLKGFTRASLGASFDYWLALPDPSLWASEAREAVAAIVPEALLVLKSRLLELESAPAGRDNLAALLALPDYMEIVHMYHRAAERIDQAGEAKPRAGEDRGEILKKKLVFLFHIMRIDGLRLVHEQALRSINQALVQLIRMRQGFEELRERFDETFHLFREHVASYPHTALQSIEILGEEVFRRDNSRLVEIFLQRTVEFGFQYRQVTGVSAEWQPICNPNHLHNIRVWLGLIRRNPPWSPTLFSALIVNLKLTGVLIRDTDLFQREVTRLLDSGIRPVYNLARQFCRLLPVYYNEIGAEGLLREVSTQLDERHQRKDALIHFLRKQCHVESTNRIVALARGILLYWQDGDRGHLEGLVSDPVFQGLTTGGPLFDEVHRVTQALFAQAAAEGVDPFSWTTAEAERRIMALESGSDGERQRVWLVIHLYHLLEQKYDLGFRNIREPLRQAMADGIPGLEPLDRLLDAQQRGEPIAGDEKLDTLLTVLERLNRIILSDETFIPHEEIYQKRHIAVDIPSVYGRYSEKKFDALSLGFRLENLATVELEALAVEIREEFITRSSFFRVHAIIRFFLRALDLDGVSSRRLVHLNGVLERFLEFNEFTFHQYIDVFQGFAEGIKDLVATYFTTHHRDTLATIIPMIPREALLPKYHSLLDDDPDIGMERISESFLRDLVAETFGLQSFDRFITRLLHLLRRQEERLSLPLLNQLMNFHPGRLFHSLADPRHPTMDLLHLGSKGFNLLDMAADRLPIPAGTVLTTEYFRCREVIRAYPPARKDFMDRLRAHVRLIENQTGRVLGAPVRPLLVSVRSGALFSMPGMMQTIHNVGINQAVVAALAGETGNPFFAWDNYRRFVQSWCATRDMDRAIFTDLMHRHKDRAGIRWKQEFSHEQIRDLALDYLAAAKGQGIVIPEDPMEQLQTAIDQVVDSWSSEKSRSYRRIMDLSDAWGTAVVIQRMVFGNLGRQAGSGVVFTAHPHRKLDRVLLWGDYTTGNQGEDVVNGLVTTRPISLDQCDYEGRDPEISLERCFPEVHGRLHDVATHLIYQRRFNPQELEFTFEGPRADDLYLLQTRDMVTAKNRVPAHHRFQDTPELRESRIARGIGVAGGALCGRAVFNLDQIHRLRAEFGDEPLILIRHDTVPEDIREVSMTQGLLTSRGGQTCHAAIVAAKLARTCVVGCEDLVVGRDSARSLATGREIRCGDPIGVDGARGLLYWGWFPSEK, encoded by the coding sequence GTGACCGAACCAGAACCGGACTTTTCCCGATCCGTGATTCGTTCCCAGGCCCTTTCGGCCAATCTGGAACAGACTCGGGTATCGGCGGTGACCATCGCCAGGGAACACGAAATCTTGCGCGAGGTCGTTGCGCACTATCGAGGCATTCAGGAATCCCTGGACCGCCTTTTGTCGGAACTGAATCATCCCTTTCGCAACTGGACCCTGATTTTGCCGGAACTGAGAGGGTATGCCCTGAAGAACATGGGGATCCACCTGCGGCACGAGCGGGGTCCGGAGGGCCTTCGATTGTTGTGCCGGCTGTTTTTGCAGGCGTCCACCGAAGGGGTGCGAACCGATCTTTCCCGTCCGGCCCTGGAGGCGCTCTCGGCGGTCCTCGCCCGGGCCATCGACCTCATGCCCGTGGAGCGCCTGCGTGATCATGGCGAGGCCTTTCGCGACATCTTCGCCGAACTGGGGAATCTTTCGCGCGACCAACTGCGCCTTCTCGGGCAATCGCCGTTTTCGTTGCGGCGCGCCCTTCTGGCATTGCTCGAAAAAAGTGCCGCGGTGGCGGAAGACATCATCCCCTGGGACAGCCTCAAGGGGTTCACCCGGGCTTCCCTGGGCGCCAGTTTCGATTACTGGCTTGCCCTTCCCGATCCGTCGCTCTGGGCCTCCGAGGCCCGGGAGGCGGTGGCGGCGATCGTTCCCGAGGCCCTGCTTGTCTTGAAGAGCCGTCTCCTGGAACTGGAGTCGGCTCCCGCAGGGAGGGACAATCTGGCGGCGCTGCTCGCCCTTCCGGACTACATGGAAATCGTCCACATGTATCATCGGGCGGCGGAACGGATCGACCAGGCAGGAGAAGCAAAACCTCGGGCGGGGGAGGATCGCGGGGAGATCCTGAAGAAAAAACTCGTTTTTCTTTTCCACATCATGCGCATCGATGGATTGCGCCTGGTCCATGAACAGGCGTTGCGCTCCATCAACCAGGCCCTGGTGCAACTGATCCGGATGCGTCAGGGGTTCGAGGAGTTGCGGGAGCGCTTCGATGAAACCTTTCATTTGTTCCGGGAACACGTCGCCTCTTATCCCCACACCGCCCTTCAGTCCATCGAAATCCTGGGGGAAGAGGTGTTCCGCCGCGACAACAGCCGTCTGGTGGAGATTTTTCTGCAACGGACCGTTGAATTCGGTTTTCAGTATCGTCAGGTCACCGGCGTCAGCGCCGAATGGCAACCGATCTGCAACCCCAACCATCTGCACAACATTCGCGTCTGGCTTGGCCTGATCCGCCGCAATCCCCCCTGGAGTCCCACCCTGTTTTCCGCCCTGATCGTCAATCTCAAACTGACCGGGGTTTTGATTCGCGATACCGATCTGTTCCAAAGGGAAGTGACCCGCCTTCTCGACAGCGGCATTCGTCCTGTCTACAACCTGGCGCGCCAGTTTTGCCGCCTGCTGCCGGTCTACTACAACGAAATCGGCGCCGAGGGGTTGTTGCGCGAGGTTTCGACTCAACTTGACGAACGGCATCAACGCAAGGATGCGTTGATCCATTTTCTGCGCAAACAGTGCCATGTCGAAAGCACCAACAGGATCGTCGCCCTGGCCCGTGGAATTCTCCTCTACTGGCAGGATGGTGATCGGGGTCATCTGGAAGGGTTGGTCAGCGATCCGGTTTTTCAGGGACTCACCACCGGCGGTCCCCTGTTCGACGAGGTGCATCGGGTGACGCAGGCGCTGTTCGCCCAGGCGGCGGCGGAAGGGGTGGATCCCTTTTCCTGGACCACCGCCGAGGCGGAACGCCGCATCATGGCGCTTGAATCGGGCAGCGACGGGGAACGCCAACGGGTCTGGCTCGTGATTCATCTCTATCATTTGTTGGAACAAAAATACGACCTCGGGTTTCGTAACATTCGGGAACCGCTGCGGCAGGCGATGGCCGATGGCATTCCCGGTCTCGAACCGCTCGATCGTCTTCTCGATGCCCAACAACGGGGGGAACCCATCGCGGGCGACGAAAAACTCGATACCCTGCTCACGGTCCTGGAAAGGCTCAACCGGATCATCCTGAGCGACGAAACCTTCATTCCGCACGAGGAAATCTATCAAAAACGGCATATTGCCGTGGACATACCTTCCGTCTATGGGCGGTACTCGGAAAAAAAATTCGATGCCCTGTCGCTTGGTTTTCGCCTGGAAAACCTGGCCACGGTCGAACTGGAAGCGTTGGCGGTCGAGATCAGGGAGGAATTCATCACCCGATCTTCTTTCTTCCGGGTCCATGCCATCATCCGTTTTTTTCTGCGCGCCCTCGATCTGGATGGGGTGTCGTCGCGGCGGCTTGTCCACCTCAACGGCGTTCTGGAACGTTTTCTTGAATTCAATGAATTCACGTTTCATCAATACATCGATGTCTTCCAGGGGTTTGCCGAGGGGATCAAGGACCTGGTCGCCACCTATTTCACCACCCATCATCGTGATACCCTGGCCACGATCATCCCCATGATCCCCCGGGAGGCGTTGTTGCCAAAGTATCATTCCCTGCTCGATGACGATCCCGACATCGGCATGGAACGGATCAGCGAATCCTTTTTGCGCGATCTGGTGGCGGAAACGTTTGGGTTGCAATCCTTCGATCGCTTCATCACCCGGCTGTTGCATCTGCTGCGGCGTCAGGAGGAACGGCTGTCGCTGCCGTTGCTCAACCAGCTCATGAATTTTCATCCGGGGCGGTTGTTTCATTCCCTCGCCGATCCCAGGCATCCGACGATGGACCTGTTGCATTTGGGGTCCAAGGGATTCAACCTGTTGGACATGGCGGCGGATCGGCTGCCGATCCCGGCGGGAACGGTGTTGACGACCGAATACTTCCGTTGTCGTGAGGTGATCCGTGCCTATCCTCCGGCGCGGAAGGATTTCATGGATCGTTTGCGGGCGCATGTGCGGCTCATCGAAAATCAGACGGGGCGAGTGTTGGGCGCTCCTGTCCGACCGTTGTTGGTTTCGGTGCGCAGCGGCGCCTTGTTCTCCATGCCCGGCATGATGCAGACCATCCACAACGTCGGCATCAACCAGGCTGTCGTCGCGGCGCTGGCCGGGGAAACCGGCAATCCTTTCTTCGCCTGGGACAATTATCGTCGCTTCGTTCAATCCTGGTGTGCCACCCGCGACATGGACCGGGCCATTTTCACGGACCTGATGCATCGCCATAAGGACCGGGCGGGGATTCGCTGGAAACAGGAGTTCAGTCATGAACAGATCCGCGACCTCGCCCTCGATTATCTTGCCGCGGCAAAGGGGCAAGGGATTGTCATTCCCGAGGACCCCATGGAACAGCTTCAGACCGCCATCGATCAGGTGGTCGATTCCTGGTCGTCGGAAAAGAGTCGGAGCTATCGTCGGATCATGGATCTTTCCGATGCCTGGGGGACGGCGGTGGTGATTCAGCGGATGGTGTTTGGCAACCTGGGCCGTCAGGCGGGTTCCGGAGTGGTGTTTACCGCCCATCCCCATCGAAAACTTGACCGGGTGTTGTTGTGGGGCGACTACACCACCGGCAATCAGGGGGAGGATGTCGTCAACGGTCTGGTGACCACCCGACCGATTTCCCTGGATCAATGCGACTACGAGGGTCGGGATCCCGAAATTTCCCTGGAGCGGTGTTTTCCCGAGGTCCATGGCCGGTTGCATGATGTGGCGACCCATTTGATCTACCAGCGCCGTTTCAATCCCCAGGAATTGGAATTCACCTTCGAGGGTCCGCGGGCGGATGATTTGTATCTATTGCAGACCCGCGACATGGTCACGGCGAAAAACCGTGTTCCGGCCCACCATCGTTTTCAGGACACTCCGGAGCTTCGCGAAAGCAGAATCGCCCGGGGAATCGGCGTTGCGGGTGGGGCGTTGTGTGGGCGGGCGGTGTTCAATCTGGATCAGATTCATCGGTTGCGCGCCGAGTTTGGCGATGAGCCGTTGATCCTCATTCGTCATGATACCGTTCCCGAGGACATCCGCGAGGTTTCCATGACCCAGGGGCTTTTGACCAGTCGTGGTGGCCAGACCTGTCATGCCGCCATCGTTGCCGCCAAGCTGGCCCGGACGTGTGTTGTCGGGTGTGAGGATCTTGTGGTGGGACGGGATTCGGCGCGAAGTTTGGCGACGGGGCGGGAGATTCGTTGTGGCGACCCGATCGGCGTGGACGGCGCGAGGGGCCTCTTGTACTGGGGCTGGTTCCCCTCTGAAAAATAA
- a CDS encoding type II toxin-antitoxin system RatA family toxin: protein MPRIRVSETLPFSPRQIYDLVVDVERYPQFLPWCVKSRTWDRQPHQFMAELTISFKGLRESFQTLDLVVPEKKVEINLKSGPFQYLVSTWLFTPQEKGTKVDFFIDFKFDSRMKEMIMGPVFSQVSKQMIGAFRKRAQDLYGQGV from the coding sequence ATGCCAAGAATTCGTGTCAGCGAAACCCTGCCCTTTTCCCCAAGGCAGATTTATGATCTCGTCGTGGATGTGGAACGGTATCCACAATTCCTGCCATGGTGCGTCAAGTCCAGAACCTGGGATCGGCAACCGCACCAGTTCATGGCGGAACTGACCATCTCCTTCAAGGGGCTCAGGGAAAGTTTCCAGACCCTGGATCTGGTGGTTCCCGAAAAAAAAGTCGAGATCAACCTGAAATCGGGACCGTTTCAATATCTGGTCAGCACCTGGCTCTTCACCCCCCAGGAGAAGGGGACGAAGGTTGACTTCTTCATTGATTTCAAATTCGACAGCCGCATGAAAGAAATGATCATGGGACCCGTTTTTTCTCAAGTATCCAAACAAATGATCGGCGCCTTCCGCAAACGGGCGCAGGACCTCTATGGACAGGGGGTCTGA
- a CDS encoding type II toxin-antitoxin system RatA family toxin translates to MPRRSVTIDLPFSARQMFDLVVDMDRYPEFIPWLVKSRKFDITETTFKSEMTFAFKGLRETFFTRDEIDPPHRITITHLSGPFSHLESEWRFTDLATGGSRVEFFIDFKFSKKLVDLAMGPVFGKASSSMVESFRKRAEQIYGA, encoded by the coding sequence ATGCCGCGGCGCAGTGTCACCATCGATCTTCCCTTTTCGGCGCGGCAGATGTTCGATCTGGTCGTGGACATGGACCGTTATCCCGAATTCATCCCCTGGCTCGTCAAATCGCGAAAGTTTGACATCACCGAGACAACATTCAAATCGGAAATGACCTTCGCCTTCAAGGGATTGCGCGAAACCTTCTTCACCCGCGACGAAATCGATCCCCCTCATCGCATCACCATCACCCATCTTTCGGGACCGTTTTCCCACCTTGAGAGCGAATGGCGCTTCACCGACCTGGCCACGGGCGGATCCAGGGTGGAATTCTTCATTGATTTCAAGTTCAGCAAAAAGCTGGTCGATCTGGCCATGGGGCCGGTCTTTGGCAAGGCCTCCTCCTCCATGGTCGAATCCTTCCGTAAACGGGCCGAACAGATTTATGGGGCCTGA
- a CDS encoding DsbA family protein, which yields MKKLTMMLFSVLPSLLLLPIASMAEPVARIGDWTLDKAKVDAMLAGQFHDLRMEKIEMEVLDHLLELDAKANNLPRDQVEEKMAAKFLVTLTEDQVKQFMEANKERIPGNDPAIKEKVRTFLENQSLKQAKMKYHESLVEKYKAEILLEEPRYTVTGPEDLSRGPATAPVTIIEFSDFECPYCRKAQGVLSQLKEAYGDKLRFVFRHFPLPFHKQAPKASEASMCANEQEKFWPYHDALFVESQSLAEDALKELAKKLSLDMTKFEECLKSGRHAARITADSASGKQLGITGTPTFFVNGIKLVGAIPLNTFKEIIDQEIKPAPGPAAGK from the coding sequence ATGAAAAAATTAACAATGATGCTTTTCTCTGTGCTGCCATCATTACTATTGTTGCCAATCGCATCAATGGCCGAACCGGTCGCCCGGATCGGCGACTGGACCCTCGACAAGGCAAAGGTGGATGCCATGCTCGCGGGACAGTTCCATGATCTGCGCATGGAGAAGATCGAGATGGAAGTCCTCGATCATCTCCTGGAACTCGATGCCAAGGCCAACAATCTTCCCAGGGATCAGGTCGAGGAGAAGATGGCAGCCAAGTTCCTCGTGACACTCACCGAGGATCAGGTCAAACAGTTCATGGAGGCCAACAAGGAACGGATTCCCGGCAACGATCCCGCCATCAAGGAAAAAGTCCGCACTTTTCTTGAAAATCAATCGCTCAAACAGGCCAAGATGAAATATCATGAAAGCCTGGTCGAGAAATACAAAGCGGAAATACTTCTGGAAGAGCCTCGTTATACCGTGACGGGTCCCGAGGATTTAAGCCGTGGCCCCGCCACGGCGCCGGTCACCATCATCGAATTTTCCGATTTCGAATGTCCCTATTGCCGCAAGGCCCAGGGGGTGTTGTCGCAATTGAAGGAAGCCTACGGCGACAAACTGCGTTTTGTCTTCCGTCATTTTCCGCTGCCGTTCCACAAACAGGCCCCAAAGGCGTCGGAGGCGTCGATGTGCGCCAACGAACAGGAAAAATTCTGGCCCTATCATGACGCCCTTTTCGTCGAATCCCAATCGCTGGCCGAAGACGCCCTCAAGGAACTGGCAAAGAAGTTGAGCCTGGACATGACAAAGTTTGAAGAATGCTTAAAGAGCGGTCGTCACGCCGCCCGGATCACCGCCGATTCCGCCTCCGGAAAGCAACTGGGAATCACCGGAACGCCGACCTTCTTCGTCAACGGCATCAAACTGGTCGGCGCCATACCGCTCAATACGTTCAAGGAAATCATCGATCAGGAAATCAAACCCGCCCCAGGTCCGGCTGCCGGGAAATGA
- a CDS encoding tRNA (cytidine(34)-2'-O)-methyltransferase, translated as MFHVVLYQPEIPPNTGTIIRLCAATGSHLHLIGPLGFRLDAPGLRRAGMDYRDLAQVSRWRDWDHYRQAFPDIESGRGRVAVSTRGTRHHGDWDHVPGEHLLFGSEGAGLPEAMIEEHRSALLRIPMVPGCRSLNLAMSVAIVLYEGLRRNGFSGLDVVAGGDVRTGEDGPANFMDGSGQKLHSGPVAIKGIISRQPDLGRV; from the coding sequence ATGTTTCATGTGGTGCTTTATCAGCCGGAAATTCCACCCAACACCGGGACCATCATCCGGCTGTGTGCCGCGACCGGGAGCCATTTGCACCTGATCGGTCCCCTGGGATTCAGGCTCGATGCTCCGGGGTTGCGGCGGGCGGGGATGGATTATCGCGATCTGGCCCAGGTCAGCCGCTGGCGCGACTGGGACCATTATCGCCAGGCCTTTCCGGACATTGAATCAGGCCGGGGGCGGGTGGCGGTTTCGACCAGGGGGACCCGGCACCATGGTGACTGGGACCATGTTCCGGGGGAGCATTTATTGTTCGGTTCGGAAGGGGCGGGGCTTCCCGAGGCCATGATTGAGGAGCACCGTTCGGCATTGCTCCGCATTCCCATGGTTCCGGGGTGTCGCAGCCTCAATCTGGCGATGAGTGTCGCCATTGTCCTCTACGAGGGATTGCGGCGGAATGGTTTTTCGGGACTTGATGTGGTTGCAGGGGGGGATGTCCGGACCGGAGAGGACGGACCAGCAAATTTCATGGACGGGTCCGGCCAAAAACTCCATTCCGGACCCGTCGCAATCAAGGGGATCATTTCCCGGCAGCCGGACCTGGGGCGGGTTTGA
- the petA gene encoding ubiquinol-cytochrome c reductase iron-sulfur subunit, translated as MAIEAEENRRDFLILATSAFGVAGVAAAAWPFIRSWSPSADVLAQATTEVDISALQQGQMITIPWQGKPVFVVHRTAEMITMAQTGDKESLPDPAKDADRVKKPEYLVLLAVCTHLGCVPQPIGTGNFGGFLCPCHGSHYDTSGRIRQGPAPRNLEVPYYDFKDEKTLVIGKAMA; from the coding sequence ATGGCTATCGAGGCAGAAGAAAACCGCCGGGATTTTCTCATCCTGGCCACAAGCGCCTTCGGGGTGGCGGGCGTCGCTGCCGCCGCCTGGCCGTTCATCCGCTCATGGAGTCCGTCGGCGGACGTTCTGGCGCAGGCGACGACCGAGGTTGACATCAGCGCCCTGCAACAGGGACAGATGATCACCATCCCCTGGCAAGGCAAGCCGGTCTTTGTCGTGCATCGCACCGCCGAAATGATCACCATGGCCCAGACAGGCGACAAGGAAAGCCTTCCCGACCCCGCCAAGGATGCCGATCGGGTAAAAAAACCGGAATACCTCGTCCTTCTGGCGGTCTGCACCCACCTGGGATGCGTGCCGCAACCGATCGGGACCGGAAACTTCGGCGGTTTCCTCTGTCCCTGCCACGGCTCCCACTACGATACTTCCGGACGCATCCGTCAGGGACCCGCGCCGCGAAATCTCGAGGTCCCGTACTATGACTTCAAAGATGAAAAAACTCTGGTCATTGGCAAGGCGATGGCCTGA
- a CDS encoding cytochrome b/b6, translating to MEWIDARLPVTELIKSQATEYPTPKNLNYWWNFGSLALMVLILMIATGLFLAMHYKPDAILAFNSVEHIMRDVNFGWLLRYMHANGATFFFIAVYIHILRGMYYGSYRAPREILWWIGIVIFFMLMGTAFMGYVLPWGQMSYWGAAVITNLMSAIPVVGEDLVVWIWGGFSVADPTLNRFFVLHFLLPLLVFGVVVVHLWALHAVHSNNPVGIDVHEGKDTIPFHPYFTIKDLYGMGVFLIIYCYFVFFAPNAFLEADNYIPANPMQTPAHIVPEWYFLPFYAILRSIDFLGSFSKLAGVIAMVLSIAILFILPFLDRSPVRSFRYRPLSKQLFWIFVINAFVLGWVGYNPADASLFHGAVPLILIGRTCTAIYFSYFILLWLITALKIEKPRPVPKSL from the coding sequence ATGGAGTGGATAGACGCCCGTCTACCCGTAACCGAACTGATCAAAAGTCAGGCAACCGAGTATCCAACGCCGAAAAACCTCAACTACTGGTGGAACTTCGGCTCTCTGGCGCTCATGGTGCTCATCCTCATGATCGCCACCGGTTTGTTCCTGGCGATGCACTACAAGCCCGACGCCATCCTGGCCTTCAACTCGGTCGAACACATCATGCGCGATGTGAACTTCGGCTGGCTGTTGCGCTACATGCATGCCAACGGCGCCACCTTTTTCTTCATCGCGGTCTACATTCACATTCTCCGGGGGATGTACTATGGGTCCTACCGCGCCCCGCGGGAAATTCTCTGGTGGATCGGGATCGTCATTTTCTTCATGCTCATGGGGACCGCCTTCATGGGCTATGTCCTCCCCTGGGGCCAGATGTCCTATTGGGGCGCGGCGGTGATCACCAACCTGATGAGCGCCATTCCGGTGGTCGGGGAAGACCTGGTGGTCTGGATCTGGGGTGGTTTTTCGGTTGCCGATCCGACCCTCAACCGGTTTTTCGTGCTGCACTTTCTCCTGCCGCTGCTGGTGTTCGGCGTGGTGGTGGTTCATCTGTGGGCGCTGCACGCGGTCCATTCGAACAATCCGGTGGGGATCGACGTTCACGAGGGCAAGGATACCATCCCATTTCATCCCTACTTCACGATCAAGGATCTTTATGGGATGGGGGTGTTTCTCATCATCTACTGTTACTTTGTCTTCTTCGCCCCCAACGCCTTCCTTGAAGCGGACAACTATATTCCCGCCAATCCGATGCAAACGCCGGCGCACATCGTCCCTGAATGGTATTTTCTCCCCTTTTATGCCATTCTCCGTTCGATCGATTTTCTCGGCTCCTTCAGCAAGCTGGCGGGGGTGATCGCGATGGTGCTGTCGATTGCGATCCTGTTCATCCTGCCGTTTCTCGACCGCTCGCCGGTTCGTTCATTCCGTTACCGTCCTCTCAGCAAACAGTTGTTCTGGATTTTCGTCATCAACGCCTTCGTTCTGGGTTGGGTGGGGTACAATCCCGCGGACGCCAGTCTGTTTCACGGGGCCGTTCCGCTGATTCTCATCGGTCGGACCTGTACCGCCATCTATTTCAGCTACTTCATACTCCTGTGGCTCATTACCGCGTTGAAGATTGAAAAGCCCAGACCCGTGCCTAAAAGCCTGTGA